A window of Bdellovibrionota bacterium genomic DNA:
ATGTTCCATCGGGTGTAAGATAATCACTACCAAAGACATACATACTCGCCCTTTTGCCTGAGGCAACCTCTGCTGCAATTTTAATTAAGTGGGTTGCATTTTCTGTAGCTTGTCCAAGTGTTCCATCTGTTTTTGCTCCAGCTACATTAAAGTAGCGGAAGATTATAGTTTTCAGATTTGATTCGAGAAGAGCTTTTTCAGTTAATACCTTAGATTCGCCATAGGGGCTAATGGGAGCTAATTTAGTATCTTCAGAAATAGGCTCGCTATTGGTATTTCCGTATACGGCTGCAGTGGATGAAAACACAAAATTTTTAATTTTATATTTTTCACAAAAATGAATTAAGTTGAGTGATCCGTGATAATTATTTTCTAAGTAGATGTCTGGTAGTCGAACGGATTCTTCTACTGAAGTTTTTGCAGCAAAATGAATTACGCTTTCGAAAGTATTATCTTTAAAGACTTTCTCTAAAGAAGTTTTGTCCAGTAAGTCCAATTGATAAAATTTAGCTTCTGAAGGGA
This region includes:
- the galE gene encoding UDP-glucose 4-epimerase GalE translates to MSNSSKSTVLLTGGAGYIGSHTAKFLIDKNYQVIVIDNLSTGYKWAVPSEAKFYQLDLLDKTSLEKVFKDNTFESVIHFAAKTSVEESVRLPDIYLENNYHGSLNLIHFCEKYKIKNFVFSSTAAVYGNTNSEPISEDTKLAPISPYGESKVLTEKALLESNLKTIIFRYFNVAGAKTDGTLGQATENATHLIKIAAEVASGKRASMYVFGSDYLTPDGTCVRDYIHVEDIVSAHIAGLEYLLKNGKPRILNLGYGSGHSVREVINTMKKVSGHSIPTKEAPRRAGDCPSVVAEASAARQVLQWTPQYDNLEIICRTAYDWEVKTKNTKAKNV